The following are encoded together in the Populus trichocarpa isolate Nisqually-1 chromosome 5, P.trichocarpa_v4.1, whole genome shotgun sequence genome:
- the LOC7476887 gene encoding photosystem II reaction center W protein, chloroplastic, which yields MATITASTTTTSSLVRAALVHKPSLGVSCSPVLGLPAMAKKGRVSCSMEGKPSVEEKCKGMSASLMAAVCAASMSSPALALVDERMSTEGTGLPFGLSNNLLVWILLGVFALIWALYFTYTATLEEDEESGLSL from the exons atgGCCACCATCACTGCTAGCACCACCACTACATCATCACTCGTCCGTGCAGCTCTTGTACACAAGCCATCACTAGGAGTCTCATGCTCACCTGTTCTTG GCTTGCCAGCAATGGCAAAGAAGGGAAGAGTGAGCTGTTCCATGGAGGGAAAGCCCAGCGTGGAGGAAAAATGCAAGGGAATGAGTGCATCTTTGATGGCAGCTGTGTGCGCTGCATCCATGTCAAGCCCCGCCTTGGCTCTGGTGGATGAGAGAATGTCCACTGAAGGAACAGGACTGCCCTTTGGTTTGAGTAACAACCTTCTTGTTTGGATCCTGTTGGGTGTTTTTGCTCTCATCTGGGCTCTCTACTTTACCTACACAGCCACCCTCGAGGAGGATGAGGAATCAGGATTGTCCCTCTGA
- the LOC7454325 gene encoding probable galacturonosyltransferase 6 isoform X1, whose protein sequence is MKKFRRWQRIFLLSLLCLTVLAPILFVSVGRKELISDLSTLRYRRDSVQLNAIEQEEGEGLKGPKLVVYDEKELGSRISYSTSEENNDSKKYGNIGEIDRGSKRSQRGGNTSIPLERTNHESREENRQIPQETVTSRSEAKLQGQSNQATVRHDQNMRSPVRIFTDEKVKQMKDDLIRAKAYLSMTPPGSNSHLVKELRLRIKESERAVSAANKDSDLSRSALQKKRSLEVTLSKASRVFPDCSAMALKLRAMTYNAEEQVRAQKNQATYLVQLSGRTTPKGLHCLSMRLTAEYFALSPEERQLPNQQRVHDADLYHYAVFSDNVLACAVVVNSTVSSAMEPEKIVFHIVTDSLNLPTISMWFLLNPPGKATIQIQSLVDFKGLSANYNSTLKQLNSRDSRYTSALNHLRFYLPDVFPQLNKIVLFDHDVVVQKDLAGLWSLNMKGKVIGAVDTCREGEPSFRRMDKFINFSDPFVIKRFDAKACTWAFGMNLFDLQEWRRHKLTALYNKYLQLGHTRQLWKAGSLPLGWATFYNRTVILDRRWHKLGLGHEAGVGHDGVEQAAVLHYDGVMKPWLDIGIGKYKSYWSKHINYDHPYLQQCNIHE, encoded by the exons atgaagaaatttcGTCGGTGGCAGAGGATTTTCTTACTCTCTTTGCTCTGTTTAACTGTCTTGGCTCCCATACTTTTCGTTTCTGTAG GGCGGAAAGAGTTGATTTCGGATTTATCAACTTTG AGATACAGGAGAGATTCTGTACAGCTTAATGCCATTGAGCAG GAAGAAGGTGAAGGTTTGAAAGGGCCGAAACTAGTGGTGTATGATGAGAAGGAACTGGGTTCTAGAATTAGTTACAGTACTTCGGAAGAGAATAATGATTCTAAGAAATATGGAAATATTGGAGAAATAGATCGAGGTTCAAAGAGATCTCAAAGAGGTGGAAACACGTCAATTCCTTTGGAAA GAACTAATCATGAAAGTAGAGAAGAAAATCGGCAGATTCCACAGGAAACAGTAACATCCAGGTCAGAAGCAAAG CTGCAGGGGCAGTCCAATCAAGCAACAGTTCGACATGATCAGAACATGCGATCTCCAGTCCGGATATTTACTGATGAGAAGGTAAAGCAGATGAAAGATGATCTGATTAGAGCAAAGGCATACTTGAGTATGACACCACCAGGCAGTAACTCTCACTTAGTAAAAGAGTTGAGATTGCGAATCAAAGAATCTGAACGAGCTGTTAGTGCAGCCAACAAGGACTCAGATTTATCAAGGAG TGCACTACAGAAAAAGAGATCCTTGGAGGTTACCTTATCAAAAGCCAGTCGTGTTTTCCCGGACTGCTCGGCCATGGCTTTGAAGCTCCGTGCCATGACTTACAATGCTGAAGAACAGGTTCGAGCACAGAAGAATCAAGCAACATATCTTGTTCAGCTTTCTGGAAGGACTACGCCAAAAGGCTTACACTGCCTTTCTATGCGGTTGACAGCTGAATATTTTGCCTTGTCACCTGAGGAAAGACAGCTACCTAACCAACAAAGGGTGCATGATGCAGATCTTTATCACTATGCTGTTTTCTCTGATAATGTTCTAGCCTGTGCTGTGGTTGTCAATTCCACTGTCTCCTCTGCCATG GAGCCagagaaaattgtttttcacaTAGTGACTGATTCTCTCAATCTCCCAACAATCTCAATGTGGTTCTTATTGAATCCTCCTGGCAAAGCTACAATTCAGATCCAGAGCTTAGTCGATTTCAAAGGGTTGTCCGCTAATTACAATTCAACATTGAAGCAACTAAATTCCCGTGATTCAAGATATACTTCTGCACTGAACCATCTTCGTTTCTATCTACCAGATGTCTTCCCCCAGCTGAATAAGATTGTTCTGTTTGACCATGATGTGGTAGTGCAAAAGGATCTAGCTGGCCTTTGGAGTCTTAATATGAAAGGAAAAGTCATTGGAGCAGTGGACACGTGCCGTGAAGGTGAACCTTCATTTCGCCGGATGGATAAGTTCATCAATTTCTCAGATCCATTTGTGATTAAGAGGTTTGATGCCAAGGCATGCACATGGGCATTTGGAATGAATTTGTTTGATCTGCAAGAGTGGAGGAGGCATAAATTAACTGCTCTCTACAATAAATACTTGCAACTG GGCCACACAAGGCAATTGTGGAAAGCGGGTAGTTTGCCTTTAGGTTGGGCCACTTTCTACAACCGGACGGTTATTCTGGACAGGAGATGGCATAAACTCGGACTTGGCCATGAGGCGGGTGTTGGACACGACGGTGTTGAGCAGGCAGCGGTATTACACTATGATGGAGTCATGAAACCATGGCTGGATATTGGTATTGGAAAGTACAAGAGTTACTGGAGCAAACATATCAACTACGACCATCCCTACTTACAACAGTGCAATATCCACGAGTAA
- the LOC7454324 gene encoding phospholipase A1-Igamma1, chloroplastic, whose product MANLSLSSTLQFPFKQDIFQSRKCSSVQLPSQNSQLGRSRSIDITGKTSTSAIPCVLSKTSESLTSIITELEKEQDHETNTNTKEPERKLADVWREIQGQDDWVGLLDPMDPLLRSELIRYGEMAQACYDAFDFDPFSKYCGSCRFIRRRFLESLGMAHHGYEVTRYLYATSNIDLSNFFKKSRWPKVWSNKANWIGYVAVSDDETTKCLGRRDISIAWRGTVTHLEWISDLMDFLKPINGNKIPCPDPTVKVEYGFLDLYTDKDENCRFCKYSAREQILSEVKRLTEMYADEEMSITITGHSLGSALAILSAYDIAETGLHVMQDGRALPVSVFSFSGPRVGNVRFKERIESLGVKVLRVVNVQDMVPKSPGLFFNEQVPPPLMKLAEGLPWAYSHVGVELALDHRNSPFLKQTSDPACAHNLEAHLHLLDGYHGKGHRFVLASGRDPALVNKACDFLKDHHLVPPNWRQDENKGMIRNNDGRWVQPERPKLDEHPLDTHDHLRKLGLASDH is encoded by the exons CCGATCAAGATCCATAGATATCACAGGAAAAACATCCACCAGTGCCATACCTTGTGTCCTGTCCAAAACAAGCGAGTCGTTAACTTCCATAATCACAGAGCTCGAAAAGGAACAAGACCACGAAACCAATACGAACACCAAAGAACCAGAGCGAAAACTGGCTGATGTGTGGAGAGAAATCCAGGGTCAAGATGATTGGGTTGGCCTTCTTGACCCAATGGACCCACTCTTACGATCGGAACTAATCAGATATGGCGAGATGGCGCAAGCTTGCTACGATGCTTTCGATTTTGATCCATTCTCAAAATATTGTGGCAGCTGCAGATTTATACGTCGCAGGTTTTTGGAGTCACTAGGAATGGCACACCATGGATACGAGGTCACCAGGTACTTGTATGCCACATCAAACATCGACCTTtcgaattttttcaaaaaatctcGTTGGCCTAAAGTCTGGAGCAACAAGGCCAACTGGATTGGATACGTCGCCGTTTCTGACGATGAAACAACAAAATGTTTAGGCCGCCGTGACATTAGTATTGCGTGGAGGGGCACGGTGACACATCTAGAGTGGATTTCTGACTTAATGGACTTTCTCAAGCCAATCAATGGTAATAAAATCCCCTGCCCGGATCCGACTGTCAAAGTCGAATACGGATTCTTGGATCTTTACACGGACAAAGATGAGAATTGTCGATTTTGTAAATATTCAGCTAGAGAGCAGATTTTATCGGAGGTGAAAAGGTTAACTGAGATGTATGCCGATGAGGAAATGAGCATTACAATTACCGGGCACAGTTTAGGCAGTGCTTTGGCTATTCTAAGCGCGTACGATATTGCGGAAACGGGTTTACATGTGATGCAAGATGGCCGGGCATTGCCCGTTTCTGTGTTTTCCTTTTCAGGTCCTCGGGTCGGGAATGTGAGGTTCAAGGAAAGGATCGAGTCATTGGGGGTCAAGGTTTTGAGGGTGGTTAACGTGCAGGATATGGTGCCTAAATCAcctggattgttttttaatgaacaaGTGCCGCCTCCGTTAATGAAGTTGGCTGAGGGGCTGCCTTGGGCTTACTCGCATGTTGGAGTGGAGCTGGCTCTGGATCACAGGAACTCACCTTTCTTGAAACAAACGAGCGACCCGGCGTGCGCCCATAACTTGGAGGCTCATTTGCATTTGCTTGATGG GTACCATGGAAAGGGGCACAGATTTGTACTAGCAAGTGGAAGGGACCCTGCGTTGGTAAACAAGGCATGTGATTTTTTGAAAGATCATCATCTGGTTCCACCAAACTGGAGGCAAGATGAGAACAAGGGTATGATAAGGAATAACGACGGTCGTTGGGTGCAACCTGAACGCCCAAAACTCGATGAACACCCTCTCGACACGCACGACCATCTCAGGAAATTAGGCCTAGCATCCGATCACTAA
- the LOC7476885 gene encoding U3 small nucleolar RNA-associated protein 18 homolog isoform X1, translated as MSLISQNVGSKNRVKRSNADEPAFLGVNNSNADADEPAFLGVNNSNADEPAFLGVHKDDEGRIESDLVLSKTKKKRKERDELLEKQLEIEEGKEMKKLENFLFGSLYSPVEFGKEEEKKDSLSFFLDRSVGSVEPGHEEDVELMKESDIEEERKAVWLDEEEEKTKVNIAKVNRLRKLRKDEDESLISGSQYVSRLRAQHAKMNPGTDWARLDSQSRNDGLSDDELSDEENGIVLARGYKNDNAYDDILRTNEDLVVKSRAKLLPGLLEYSRLVDANAEDPSNGPINSVQFHQNAQLLLAAGLDRRLRFFQIDGKRNTKIQSIFIDDCPIRKASFLPDGSKVIIAGRRKFFYSFDLVKAKVDKIGPLVGREEKSLEVFEVSPDSSMIAFVGNEGYILLVSSKTKELVGTLKMNGTVRSLAFADDGQQLLSHGGDGQVYHWDLRTRACIHKAVDEGCIHGTALCTSPTRNLFAAGSDSGIVNIYNRDEFLGGKKKPIKTIENLTTKVDFLKFNNDAQILAVCSHMKKNSLKLIHVPSFTVFSNWPPANSAIHYPRCLDFSPGGGFMAMGNAAGKVLLYKLHHYDHA; from the coding sequence ATGAGTTTGATATCTCAAAATGTTGGCTCAAAAAATAGAGTTAAGCGCTCAAATGCTGATGAGCCTGCTTTTTTGGGGGTGAATAATTCAAATGCTGATGCTGATGAGCCTGCTTTTTTGGGGGTGAATAATTCAAATGCTGATGAGCCTGCTTTTTTGGGGGTGCATAAAGATGATGAGGGTAGAATAGAATCTGATTTGGTCTTGTCAAAGACAAAGAAGAAACGTAAAGAAAGGGATGAGCTGCTAGAGAAGCAGTTGGAAATTgaagaaggaaaggaaatgaagaaGTTGGAGAACTTTTTGTTTGGTTCCCTATACTCTCCTGTTGAATTCgggaaagaggaagagaaaaagGATTCTCTTTCGTTCTTTTTGGACCGGTCTGTGGGCAGTGTAGAGCCTGGTCATGAAGAAGATGTGGAATTGATGAAGGAAAGCGATATAGAAGAGGAACGGAAAGCTGTGTGGCTTGATGAGGAAGAGGAGAAGACCAAAGTTAACATTGCTAAGGTTAATAGATTAAGGAAACTGAGGAAGGATGAGGATGAGAGTTTGATTTCTGGTTCTCAGTATGTTTCAAGGTTAAGGGCTCAGCATGCTAAGATGAATCCAGGCACTGATTGGGCCAGACTTGATTCGCAGTCTAGAAATGATGGTTTGTCCGATGATGAACTGTCCGATGAAGAAAATGGCATAGTGTTGGCTCGTGGTTACAAGAATGATAATGCTTATGATGATATTCTCCGAACTAATGAAGATCTTGTGGTGAAGAGCAGAGCAAAACTGTTGCCTGGTCTTCTTGAGTACTCAAGACTTGTGGATGCAAATGCTGAGGATCCTTCAAATGGTCCAATAAATTCGGTTCAGTTCCATCAGAATGCTCAGTTGTTACTTGCGGCTGGATTAGACCGGAGGCTTAGGTTTTTTCAGATTGATGGTAAACGGAATACCAAAATAcaaagtatatttattgatgattgcCCCATTAGAAAGGCATCATTTTTACCTGATGGTTCTAAGGTTATCATAGCTGGAAGAAGAAAGTTCTTTTATAGCTTTGATTTAGTAAAAGCTAAAGTTGATAAAATTGGCCCACTTGTTGGAAGGGAGGAGAAGAGCTTGGAAGTTTTTGAGGTTTCCCCTGATTCTAGTATGATTGCTTTTGTGGGCAATgaaggttatatccttctggtGTCATCCAAAACAAAGGAACTAGTTGGGACTCTAAAGATGAATGGAACTGTTCGTTCATTAGCTTTTGCTGACGATGGGCAGCAATTACTGAGCCATGGAGGTGATGGGCAGGTCTACCACTGGGACTTGAGGACAAGGGCTTGCATCCACAAGGCTGTTGATGAGGGTTGTATTCATGGCACAGCTCTCTGCACTTCACCAACAAGAAATTTGTTTGCTGCTGGTTCAGACAGTGGTATAGTAAATATCTACAATAGAGATGAGTTTTTAGGTGGGAAGAAAAAACCTATCAAGACAATCGAGAATTTGACCACCAAGGTGgactttttgaaatttaataatgaTGCTCAAATATTGGCCGTTTGTTCCCACATGAAGAAGAACAGTTTAAAGTTGATACATGTCCCATCATTTACTGTCTTTTCTAACTGGCCTCCAGCAAACAGCGCCATACATTATCCCCGTTGTTTGGATTTCAGTCCTGGTGGAGGTTTCATGGCCATGGGAAATGCTGCCGGAAAAGTTCTGTTATACAAGTTGCATCATTATGACCATGCATAG
- the LOC7476885 gene encoding U3 small nucleolar RNA-associated protein 18 homolog isoform X2 — MSLISQNVGSKNRVKRSNADEPAFLGVNNSNADADEPAFLGVHKDDEGRIESDLVLSKTKKKRKERDELLEKQLEIEEGKEMKKLENFLFGSLYSPVEFGKEEEKKDSLSFFLDRSVGSVEPGHEEDVELMKESDIEEERKAVWLDEEEEKTKVNIAKVNRLRKLRKDEDESLISGSQYVSRLRAQHAKMNPGTDWARLDSQSRNDGLSDDELSDEENGIVLARGYKNDNAYDDILRTNEDLVVKSRAKLLPGLLEYSRLVDANAEDPSNGPINSVQFHQNAQLLLAAGLDRRLRFFQIDGKRNTKIQSIFIDDCPIRKASFLPDGSKVIIAGRRKFFYSFDLVKAKVDKIGPLVGREEKSLEVFEVSPDSSMIAFVGNEGYILLVSSKTKELVGTLKMNGTVRSLAFADDGQQLLSHGGDGQVYHWDLRTRACIHKAVDEGCIHGTALCTSPTRNLFAAGSDSGIVNIYNRDEFLGGKKKPIKTIENLTTKVDFLKFNNDAQILAVCSHMKKNSLKLIHVPSFTVFSNWPPANSAIHYPRCLDFSPGGGFMAMGNAAGKVLLYKLHHYDHA, encoded by the exons ATGAGTTTGATATCTCAAAATGTTGGCTCAAAAAATAGAGTTAAGCGCTCAAATGCTGATGAGCCTGCTTTTTTGGGGGTGAATAATTCAAATGCTGATGCTGATGAGC CTGCTTTTTTGGGGGTGCATAAAGATGATGAGGGTAGAATAGAATCTGATTTGGTCTTGTCAAAGACAAAGAAGAAACGTAAAGAAAGGGATGAGCTGCTAGAGAAGCAGTTGGAAATTgaagaaggaaaggaaatgaagaaGTTGGAGAACTTTTTGTTTGGTTCCCTATACTCTCCTGTTGAATTCgggaaagaggaagagaaaaagGATTCTCTTTCGTTCTTTTTGGACCGGTCTGTGGGCAGTGTAGAGCCTGGTCATGAAGAAGATGTGGAATTGATGAAGGAAAGCGATATAGAAGAGGAACGGAAAGCTGTGTGGCTTGATGAGGAAGAGGAGAAGACCAAAGTTAACATTGCTAAGGTTAATAGATTAAGGAAACTGAGGAAGGATGAGGATGAGAGTTTGATTTCTGGTTCTCAGTATGTTTCAAGGTTAAGGGCTCAGCATGCTAAGATGAATCCAGGCACTGATTGGGCCAGACTTGATTCGCAGTCTAGAAATGATGGTTTGTCCGATGATGAACTGTCCGATGAAGAAAATGGCATAGTGTTGGCTCGTGGTTACAAGAATGATAATGCTTATGATGATATTCTCCGAACTAATGAAGATCTTGTGGTGAAGAGCAGAGCAAAACTGTTGCCTGGTCTTCTTGAGTACTCAAGACTTGTGGATGCAAATGCTGAGGATCCTTCAAATGGTCCAATAAATTCGGTTCAGTTCCATCAGAATGCTCAGTTGTTACTTGCGGCTGGATTAGACCGGAGGCTTAGGTTTTTTCAGATTGATGGTAAACGGAATACCAAAATAcaaagtatatttattgatgattgcCCCATTAGAAAGGCATCATTTTTACCTGATGGTTCTAAGGTTATCATAGCTGGAAGAAGAAAGTTCTTTTATAGCTTTGATTTAGTAAAAGCTAAAGTTGATAAAATTGGCCCACTTGTTGGAAGGGAGGAGAAGAGCTTGGAAGTTTTTGAGGTTTCCCCTGATTCTAGTATGATTGCTTTTGTGGGCAATgaaggttatatccttctggtGTCATCCAAAACAAAGGAACTAGTTGGGACTCTAAAGATGAATGGAACTGTTCGTTCATTAGCTTTTGCTGACGATGGGCAGCAATTACTGAGCCATGGAGGTGATGGGCAGGTCTACCACTGGGACTTGAGGACAAGGGCTTGCATCCACAAGGCTGTTGATGAGGGTTGTATTCATGGCACAGCTCTCTGCACTTCACCAACAAGAAATTTGTTTGCTGCTGGTTCAGACAGTGGTATAGTAAATATCTACAATAGAGATGAGTTTTTAGGTGGGAAGAAAAAACCTATCAAGACAATCGAGAATTTGACCACCAAGGTGgactttttgaaatttaataatgaTGCTCAAATATTGGCCGTTTGTTCCCACATGAAGAAGAACAGTTTAAAGTTGATACATGTCCCATCATTTACTGTCTTTTCTAACTGGCCTCCAGCAAACAGCGCCATACATTATCCCCGTTGTTTGGATTTCAGTCCTGGTGGAGGTTTCATGGCCATGGGAAATGCTGCCGGAAAAGTTCTGTTATACAAGTTGCATCATTATGACCATGCATAG
- the LOC7476886 gene encoding putative uridine kinase C227.14, which yields MEVSFSLSTTSATYLRPSTEALLFRRIKLHLELPISLNRRDSLSLLTRPCCLVHKVNSIKVLCSQKREIPVVEAGSMDEIYDALAIRLLPTAPAASNPNFKYIVALAGPPGAGKSTLASEIVHRVNRLWPQKASSFDSQVKPPDVAAVLPMDGFHLYRSQLDAMENPEEAHARRGAPWTFSPTLLLRCLEKLRNEGSVYAPSFDHGVGDPVEDDIFVSLQHKVVIVEGNYLLLEDGAWKDVSSMFDEKWFIDVDIDTAMQRVLKRHISTGKPPDVAKWRIEYNDQPNAELIIKSKKNADLVIRSIDF from the exons ATGGAGGTCTCTTTTTCATTATCTACAACCTCCGCCACCTATCTGCGTCCATCCACAG AGGCATTGCTATTTAGAAGGATTAAACTTCATCTGGAGCTTCCAATTTCATTGAATAGAAGAGATTCGCTGTCTTTGTTGACGCGACCTTGTTGCCTGGTTCACAAAGTAAACTCTATAAAG GTCTTATGTAGTCAAAAGAGAGAGATTCCTGTTgttgaggccgg TTCCATGGATGAGATATATGATGCTTTAGCTATACGGCTTCTTCCTACAGCACCAGCAGCGTCGAATCCTAATTTCAA GTATATTGTGGCGTTGGCTGGTCCACCTGGTGCTGGAAAGAGCACTTTGGCTTCTGAAATAGTGCATCGTGTAAATAGGTTATGGCCACAAAAAGCTTCTTCATTTGATTCGCAAGTCAAGCCTCCGGATGTTGCTGCAGTTCTTCCCATGGATGGGTTTCATCTATATCGTTCCCAGCTTGATGCAATGGAG AATCCAGAGGAAGCCCATGCCAGAAGAGGAG CTCCATGGACATTTTCCCCAACCCTACTGCTTAGATGTCTGGAGAAGTTGAGGAACGAG GGGTCAGTTTATGCACCATCTTTTGATCATGGTGTTGGAGATCCAGTAGAAGATGATATCTTTGTGAGTCTTCA GCATAAAGTGGTCATAGTTGAAGGAAATTATCTATTGTTGGAAGATGGGGCTTGGAAGGATGTGTCTTCAATGTTTGATGAGAAATG gtttattgATGTGGACATTGATACAGCAATGCAGCGAGTTTTAAAGAGACATATTTCAACAG GGAAGCCTCCAGATGTTGCTAAGTGGCGG ATAGAGTATAACGACCAGCCTAATGCAGAGCTCATTATCAAGTCGAAGAAAAATGCAGATTTAGTAATCAGGTCTATCGATTTCTGA
- the LOC7454325 gene encoding probable galacturonosyltransferase 6 isoform X2: protein MKKFRRWQRIFLLSLLCLTVLAPILFVSVGRKELISDLSTLRYRRDSVQLNAIEQEEGEGLKGPKLVVYDEKELGSRISYSTSEENNDSKKYGNIGEIDRGSKRSQRGGNTSIPLERTNHESREENRQIPQETVTSRSEAKGQSNQATVRHDQNMRSPVRIFTDEKVKQMKDDLIRAKAYLSMTPPGSNSHLVKELRLRIKESERAVSAANKDSDLSRSALQKKRSLEVTLSKASRVFPDCSAMALKLRAMTYNAEEQVRAQKNQATYLVQLSGRTTPKGLHCLSMRLTAEYFALSPEERQLPNQQRVHDADLYHYAVFSDNVLACAVVVNSTVSSAMEPEKIVFHIVTDSLNLPTISMWFLLNPPGKATIQIQSLVDFKGLSANYNSTLKQLNSRDSRYTSALNHLRFYLPDVFPQLNKIVLFDHDVVVQKDLAGLWSLNMKGKVIGAVDTCREGEPSFRRMDKFINFSDPFVIKRFDAKACTWAFGMNLFDLQEWRRHKLTALYNKYLQLGHTRQLWKAGSLPLGWATFYNRTVILDRRWHKLGLGHEAGVGHDGVEQAAVLHYDGVMKPWLDIGIGKYKSYWSKHINYDHPYLQQCNIHE, encoded by the exons atgaagaaatttcGTCGGTGGCAGAGGATTTTCTTACTCTCTTTGCTCTGTTTAACTGTCTTGGCTCCCATACTTTTCGTTTCTGTAG GGCGGAAAGAGTTGATTTCGGATTTATCAACTTTG AGATACAGGAGAGATTCTGTACAGCTTAATGCCATTGAGCAG GAAGAAGGTGAAGGTTTGAAAGGGCCGAAACTAGTGGTGTATGATGAGAAGGAACTGGGTTCTAGAATTAGTTACAGTACTTCGGAAGAGAATAATGATTCTAAGAAATATGGAAATATTGGAGAAATAGATCGAGGTTCAAAGAGATCTCAAAGAGGTGGAAACACGTCAATTCCTTTGGAAA GAACTAATCATGAAAGTAGAGAAGAAAATCGGCAGATTCCACAGGAAACAGTAACATCCAGGTCAGAAGCAAAG GGGCAGTCCAATCAAGCAACAGTTCGACATGATCAGAACATGCGATCTCCAGTCCGGATATTTACTGATGAGAAGGTAAAGCAGATGAAAGATGATCTGATTAGAGCAAAGGCATACTTGAGTATGACACCACCAGGCAGTAACTCTCACTTAGTAAAAGAGTTGAGATTGCGAATCAAAGAATCTGAACGAGCTGTTAGTGCAGCCAACAAGGACTCAGATTTATCAAGGAG TGCACTACAGAAAAAGAGATCCTTGGAGGTTACCTTATCAAAAGCCAGTCGTGTTTTCCCGGACTGCTCGGCCATGGCTTTGAAGCTCCGTGCCATGACTTACAATGCTGAAGAACAGGTTCGAGCACAGAAGAATCAAGCAACATATCTTGTTCAGCTTTCTGGAAGGACTACGCCAAAAGGCTTACACTGCCTTTCTATGCGGTTGACAGCTGAATATTTTGCCTTGTCACCTGAGGAAAGACAGCTACCTAACCAACAAAGGGTGCATGATGCAGATCTTTATCACTATGCTGTTTTCTCTGATAATGTTCTAGCCTGTGCTGTGGTTGTCAATTCCACTGTCTCCTCTGCCATG GAGCCagagaaaattgtttttcacaTAGTGACTGATTCTCTCAATCTCCCAACAATCTCAATGTGGTTCTTATTGAATCCTCCTGGCAAAGCTACAATTCAGATCCAGAGCTTAGTCGATTTCAAAGGGTTGTCCGCTAATTACAATTCAACATTGAAGCAACTAAATTCCCGTGATTCAAGATATACTTCTGCACTGAACCATCTTCGTTTCTATCTACCAGATGTCTTCCCCCAGCTGAATAAGATTGTTCTGTTTGACCATGATGTGGTAGTGCAAAAGGATCTAGCTGGCCTTTGGAGTCTTAATATGAAAGGAAAAGTCATTGGAGCAGTGGACACGTGCCGTGAAGGTGAACCTTCATTTCGCCGGATGGATAAGTTCATCAATTTCTCAGATCCATTTGTGATTAAGAGGTTTGATGCCAAGGCATGCACATGGGCATTTGGAATGAATTTGTTTGATCTGCAAGAGTGGAGGAGGCATAAATTAACTGCTCTCTACAATAAATACTTGCAACTG GGCCACACAAGGCAATTGTGGAAAGCGGGTAGTTTGCCTTTAGGTTGGGCCACTTTCTACAACCGGACGGTTATTCTGGACAGGAGATGGCATAAACTCGGACTTGGCCATGAGGCGGGTGTTGGACACGACGGTGTTGAGCAGGCAGCGGTATTACACTATGATGGAGTCATGAAACCATGGCTGGATATTGGTATTGGAAAGTACAAGAGTTACTGGAGCAAACATATCAACTACGACCATCCCTACTTACAACAGTGCAATATCCACGAGTAA